The nucleotide sequence TGTGCTTAGAATCTCGTCTTTTAAAGCATTAATGACTTCCTGCTGGCGTTTTACTCGTCCAAAATCTGATTCTGCATCCTTGCGAAAACGGGCATATCCTAATAATTCTTTTCCATTTAACCTTTGTAAGCCAGGCTTCAATGTGACACCAATATTTGCTGACATTTTCTTAGGAACATTTATTTCAATGCCATTAGGAGCAAGCGTATCAACCACACTTTCAAAGCCTTTAAAATCAATCAAGGCATAATACTCAATATCTAAGTCGAAGTCCTTTTTTAACGTTTGGCGCAATAATTCCGGGCCACCTAAATAAAAAGCCGTATTCATTTTATAATTTCGATACCCCGGAATTTCGGTATAAATATCCCGCATGATAGACACTAATTTTGCAGTTCCTTTTTTCCGATCATATTGTGCAACCATGATTGTGTCTGTACGAGATTTTTCCTCATCTGGACGTACATCGACTCCCAAAAGCAACACATTTACCTTGTCGAGATTTTTCTTTCCATTAAACTCAAATTCCTGATCCATTGCGGGCCCGGCATTGTTCATGCCCTGTTGATATTGATAGATAAAATATCCGCATGCCGCTACAAGCATCATGAGCAATGTCGCAAGTACTTTTAAAAACCTGCTTTTTCTTTTCCTTTTCAAGCGTTTTTGTCTGCTCATTTTATATTCAATCCTTTTTATAGGCAATCATTTTTCTTGCTGTGCTTTACATTAAATGATCCGTGGCATCTATTTGCTTAACGAAAGCCCATTCATAATCCAACCAATAACCAGTGCGTCATCTATATATCCGACTGGAAAGAGATAATCCGGAATACAATCAACCGTCGAAATAAAGTAGAGGAGCACACCTCCCATTAAAGCAAGTTCAACCTTCGTCCCTCTTCTCTGAGAAAACCCTTTATATATTTCCTTTATCTGACTAATAAAAGGACCCATGCTTCCTACTTTTTTTAATTTCTCCTCAAATTTAGTCAGTATGGTTTCTGTTCCTTCTTCTGTTTGCGAAAATTGTTCGTATTTTACCAATTCTTGTTTCACGTCTTCAATACGGAACTCTTTATCCACTAAATGAGTGGATGCAAGAAGCGCCTGAATATGGTCAATCGAAGTATAAAGATCTGACTGCTTTTGGTCAAC is from Bacillus sp. PK3_68 and encodes:
- a CDS encoding LCP family protein, which encodes MSRQKRLKRKRKSRFLKVLATLLMMLVAACGYFIYQYQQGMNNAGPAMDQEFEFNGKKNLDKVNVLLLGVDVRPDEEKSRTDTIMVAQYDRKKGTAKLVSIMRDIYTEIPGYRNYKMNTAFYLGGPELLRQTLKKDFDLDIEYYALIDFKGFESVVDTLAPNGIEINVPKKMSANIGVTLKPGLQRLNGKELLGYARFRKDAESDFGRVKRQQEVINALKDEILSTNGAMKLPKLIGTVQPYIQTNLQGADLINLMKDFALHRPDRIETLTIPIDDSYTDVRYENVGMTLDIEFDKNKEAIHSFLDGEAATS
- a CDS encoding helix-turn-helix domain-containing protein; translated protein: MRDENKSNEIGSMLKALLKEQSLSMRKFSELTGVDTAVISKIINGKRKATPDHLQKFADHLEVSIWALYKAAGYPVDQKQSDLYTSIDHIQALLASTHLVDKEFRIEDVKQELVKYEQFSQTEEGTETILTKFEEKLKKVGSMGPFISQIKEIYKGFSQRRGTKVELALMGGVLLYFISTVDCIPDYLFPVGYIDDALVIGWIMNGLSLSK